Proteins encoded by one window of Rutidosis leptorrhynchoides isolate AG116_Rl617_1_P2 chromosome 7, CSIRO_AGI_Rlap_v1, whole genome shotgun sequence:
- the LOC139858151 gene encoding THO complex subunit 3, which produces MAETIAFKNLHSREYQGHKKKVHSVAWNCVGTKLGSGSVDQTARVWHIEPHGHSKVKDLELKGHTDSVDQLCWDPKHADLIATASGDKTVRLWDVRSGKCSQQAELSGENINITYKPDGTHVAVGNRDDELTILDVRKFKPIHKRKFNYEVNEIAWNVTGDMFFLTTGNGTVEVLAYPSLRAVDTLTAHTAGCYCIAIDPLGRYFAVGSADSLVSLWDISEMLCVRTFTKLEWPVRTISFNHTGEYIASASEDLFIDISNVQSGRSVHQIPCRAAMNSVEWNPKYNLLAYAGDDKNKYQADEGVFRIFGFESA; this is translated from the exons ATGGCAGAAACCATTGCTTTCAAAAACCTCCACAGCAGAGAATACCAAGGCCACAAGAAAAAG GTACATTCAGTAGCCTGGAATTGCGTTGGGACGAAGCTTGGTTCAGGTTCTGTAGATCAAACAGCTCGTGTATGGCACATTGAACCCCATGGTCAT AGTAAGGTTAAAGATCTTGAGCTAAAGGGGCATACTGATAGTGTTGATCAGTTATGTTGGGATCCTAAACATGCTGATTTGATTGCTACTGCATCAGGTGACAAGACCGTTCGGTTATGGGATGTTCGCA GTGGAAAATGTTCACAGCAAGCAGAACTTAGTGGGgagaatattaatattacatataaaccAGATGGGACTCATGTAGCTGTTGGAAACAGG GATGATGAACTGACAATACTAGATGTTCGAAAATTCAAGCCCATACATAAGCGTAAATTCAACTATGAG GTAAATGAGATTGCATGGAACGTGACTGGGGATATGTTTTTCTTGACTACTGGAAATG GCACTGTTGAAGTACTGGCATACCCATCTCTAAGAGCAGTTGACACCTTGACAGCTCATACTGCTGGTTGTTATTGCATTGCAATTGACCCTTTAGGAAG ATATTTTGCGGTTGGAAGTGCTGATTCCTTGGTCAGTCTTTGGGATATTTCAGAAATGCTGTGCGTGCGTACATTCACAAAGCTTGA ATGGCCTGTGAGGACGATAAGTTTTAATCACACGGGTGAATATATTGCTTCTGCTAGCGAAGACTTGTTCATTGACATA TCGAATGTACAAAGTGGACGGTCTGTTCACCAAATCCCATGTCGAGCAGCCATGAATAGTGTAGAGTGGAATCCAAAGTACAACTTGCTTGCATATGCTGGTGATGACAAAAATAAGTATCAGGCtgatgaag GTGTTTTTCGGATATTTGGCTTTGAGAGCGCTTAA
- the LOC139856820 gene encoding uncharacterized protein, with the protein MAESNDTHHHVVEIPVSGDHQKQIILTIEAIQDHPLMEISESPGHLLLLKLWQREEDLFGRKIAKKELHIDSLRTEIFQLCLFFFLFHGLFFTILFTQNIINNDKDNDNLTCKKWWVPMIVNLSTCCMMIFLVQVKLCRYWKLNGQMQRERNDSRALTRCVQELRMKGVSFDLSKEPGNGKRMKSSSVEIKWKPVSWCCQYLVTICLVGAMGLAVPVCRFMIC; encoded by the coding sequence ATGGCAGAATCGAACGATACCCATCATCATGTTGTTGAGATCCCTGTTTCTGGAGATCATCAAAAGCAAATAATTTTAACAATCGAAGCCATTCAAGACCATCCATTAATGGAAATATCAGAATCTCCTGGTCACCTTCTTCTTCTAAAACTCTGGCAAAGAGAAGAAGATCTGTTCGGTCGAAAAATTGCTAAAAAAGAGCTACACATTGACTCTCTCAGAACTGAAATATTCCAGCTttgtttatttttctttttatttcatgGCCTTTTCTTCACCATTTTATTTACTCAAAAcatcattaataatgataaagataatgataatttaACATGTAAAAAATGGTGGGTCCCGATGATTGTGAATTTATCGACTTGTTGTATGATGATTTTTTTGGTTCAGGTGAAACTTTGCAGGTATTGGAAACTGAATGGACAGATGCAGAGGGAAAGGAACGATAGTCGAGCTTTAACGAGATGCGTTCAGGAGCTGAGGATGAAAGGCGTGAGTTTTGATTTGTCGAAAGAGCCGGGAAACGGGAAGAGAATGAAGAGTTCGAGCGTTGAGATTAAATGGAAACCAGTTAGTTGGTGTTGTCAGTATTTGGTTACTATTTGTCTTGTTGGTGCCATGGGTTTAGCTGTTCCTGTTTGCAGATTCATGATTTGTTGA